Part of the Tribolium castaneum strain GA2 chromosome 4, icTriCast1.1, whole genome shotgun sequence genome is shown below.
TGTGTGCTAAGGGTAAAGGGTCTTCAATAATGAATAAAACTCGGTCTCTCGAAACTTtggcaaataataataaatcactaAATAGAAGCGTCCAGTATTGTCGTACGTTTCGTCCTTCCACTCGCCCTAAATCGCCTCCGAATATCCATTGGCGACCgggtttatttaaaacgaAAGGCTAAAATCGATTTTTAACCTTGTGGGCTTATGAATCAGATAACGTACTTTACACTTTGTGAAAACTAAACGATTTTCTAAGTCTTGGACTGATAGGAGAGGTCGGCCTTCCCCCATCGGTTCCATGAGTCCTGCCTCTACTGTAATTTCTCTATAAGTGTGCTGAAAAATCGCAAACCGTAAAGCGTATCTTAGAAATGGATTGACATTGCATCCGAGGCAAATCAATCCATTAGAAAATTGGCCCGAAGTTTTTTCGTGGCCAATCGATGAAAATTACCTGCAAGTCATGCACAAGTTGATTTATCACAGGATAGTCTTCATGATTAGGCTTTGTGTGGCTTTGTATAACAGTGAAAGCTTTCAAAACTTCCCTGTAATGCTCGAGAGGTTTATGAATAAATGCAGTAATGTCTGGCCGTCTTCTAGGAATCGATGGCGTGTGTAAGAACCTAACAAACTCCGAATTggaatttttcgttttatttgcTAATACGCAGTCagcttttttaattcctgAGCAATAGCGTCTGTAAGCTGCTGTAATTTCGTTCAATTTTGCGTGATACGTCCGAATTAAATTATGAACACCCTCTTCGTGAACTAAATTGTCGAGGATATCCTCTGTTACTCTAAGAATCTGCAAGTGTTAATAATACGATAACATTTCAAATTGCGGATGAGTTGGAAACGcgaaaatgcaaacaacttaCCTCTtcggaattttgaaaaagaatttTATGTTCGGAAGGTGTAATTAAGTCTCGCCGCTCAGCCAGAGCTGATACGAATCTTGTAACTGCAAATTGTAACCCTGTTGCGTATTGTTGTTCTTTATGTATTAGTTGATACATGGCTTTCGTTCTATTTTCTTCTTGGTTATTACTGGCTTTCTGTAGGACAAATTACTAGTTTAGAAACAGCACAGTTGGAAACAAAAATACTGAACCAAAtctttaattcatttttttcaaacttaatgagaaaaaatcagtaataacatttaaaaaattggatagGAATAAGGAAAGGATGATAATAGCCCACTTCAGTAGACCGTTTCCATATTATCATCATCCAAATTCAAAGTTTAGCCCAATCGCTAGGAGCAGCGAGAATccttatttttactttattaagttttatgtgattttttgttcacCATTTTAAAAGGTAAAATTGTACTAAACTCAACTAAACTTGCAGTTAGGAAATGAACTACAATACGATTGGTGGATTTTTGATATTGAAATTAGCTGATTTGTTATTTTCACTTAAAATTGAACGCTTTTATTGACTGCTGAATACGTTGTAGATACTCACCTGTTGTAGCTTccgatttttatatttaatctttttgtatttggttttatttaaatctcattttattagctttatttaagtcagtctttttttatttttatatttaaactttTCACAACAtgcatatttgaaaaatataaaatagggCAAGCTTTTTCGTAAATAAAGATCTTGCGAGGTCGATGCGACaaagaaaaaaccaataagtaAACACAAACATGTATTTCATAAGGCATAacgtaaacaaaattttcaacaaaaatgataaatcaaagacttacaataaaaaacaaatagacGTCTTTTATGaaacaaatttgaataaattaaaataaataacttaagATACacaaattaaacttaataccctaataaaagtaaactaaattaaacaacCAAACTAAGggacaaaattagaaaagacACTGGCCGTAAGAATTTCAAGCAGGAAAATGTGTAAACTATGACCACTAAACAATGACACCATTACCAACCTCTGCACTAAAAGTAACTTGAGGTAAATGCAATTTTCTCCTGTTGTAATCGACTGAGGCTGTATTCGTTGAACAAACAGTGGAGGGACGTCTTTGCACTAAATTAGAGCTTATAGGAAGCCCCGTCGTGCTGCAAGTTCCGGTACTATTTAAACGCCTGACGCTTGGCACAGAACCGTTTTTCGCCGCGTTTCTTCTAAATATTTCTAAAGTTAATTGACTTCCATACGACCTGGTAACAACAATGAATCATTAATTAGCAGTCCGCTTTGAAATGTGCAAGACCAGGACCTAcctaattaaattcaaaatatcaatttctGGCATCATGACGACATTGTGTTTATCGACGAAGATAATGTAATCCCCCGGCAAAATCCCCGCTTTCTCCGCCGGCAGCCCCTTCTCGACCCTTTCTATCCGCGGCGGATGCGTCCAGACGACCGAGAAGCCGAACCCGGATTTGGGAGCACGCGTCAACTTCTTCGTCTGCGTAAAGGGCGTCCGGCCGTTTTTGTTCCCCGTCGCTTTTCTCTGCATCGCGGCGGGGATGGCTTCCGGCCCTTCCGTAGGGTCCAGCTCCAGATAGCGCAGGAACAAGTTCTCATCTGCATATTTCTGCTGCTCGCTCAGGATCGCCTTGTTGGTGGCTTTCTTCAAGTCGTTGTCGAGACCATCAAGGCTCATGATCTCGTCGACGCTCGACTGACTCTCGCACATTATAGGCTGGCAGTCTTCCTCTGCTTCGCGATCTAACGGCTCGACGCTTATCGGAATGTTTTGACAGCGTCCTGACGACTGAGGCAGCAAACGATATGAACCGCTGATATCCTGGAATTAATGAAACGAATCGATCAGCACAGGTCGCCAACCCCCGCGACCATGCATCTTTTATTCCGCGATTATATCGGGAAAAGTGGACGAAACACTTAAACTAAccgataataaaaaaaaacaccacttGGGTTTTTTGCCAAACTTTCGCGTTTCTAgatgaataataaatttcccAGTTTCCTCACTGACTTTAATTTCTCTGtgaaaatctataaaaataaCTTCTTTGTTGGAGGAATCAGGACATAACTGCTTATTGATTTAGCAAGTGTAAAGTTTCAGGACTAACACAGTCCTACATTTTCTATTTGGTGGTTTCTTATTTCAGGTTTATTCCGTCAGCCTTCCGAAGTTTTTATTGGGCTAAAGGAGGAACCAATAAGCCGCTTAAAGGCTTAAGCGATACCTGAGATTGGCCGCCGGCAGGTATAAACACTTGGAAATGACATTAAAATAGATTTACTACATGACAAGGATACACCCTTTATTGATAATGGAAAGGGAAATGTTGAAATGAATTGACACAATCAATTAATTGTAGCACAGAATTCTCACAGTATGGTTCGTCCAATTTATGTTTTGTCTTTCGTGTCCAATTCCACAAAAcaacttttgaaattttataaaacgagGAACATGAAAGTTAGTCGAATAAATGAGTTGTTTTGTTAACAATTTGGCTAGCTAGTTGTCCGAAAACAATTTGTTATGGCGTAATTACCTGTTGATCCACCCACTTAGGTAAAGTATAGGTATTTTACTAACAGCTTAATTAAACGAAATGTTGtccttaatttttgtttttatgtgTGCTGTTGTAATAAATTACTGTAGTAATGACGCTAAATGCAGCGCACATGTTTCATACAACAGTTATACATAATAAAAACGCatcaaatttattgaaattcaGTCAGGAAGACGCATTAAAATTCCCCGCAGAGTTGCATTTCATGTTGCGACAACGtaccagtttttaatttaaaacgagcGCTTCGATAAATCGAATACATTTGATTTTCCCTGATAAGCAGCGGTATAATACGAGAACAGTTACTGTTCGTGTTCCAGTTAGTACAGTTGCCTTTATTCCACCATAAATTTGTAAACGTAATTCTACATTGCACAGCAAGCGTGTTAATTCGTTGCAACGGGAACACTCAAATCtatcattaaatttaatttctcaaataaaaatttataaaacaacCGAAGCGTTTATTAGTACGTTAGTCACATAATGATGCTTATGTTACGCAAAACTGGATAATTATTACTGGTAACGTAATGTCAACATAAAAGTTTCCTGCTCATTTGGATTGTTACAAAATTCCGGAATTAGAGTCGCAAACTTAGTTAAACTTAATCCCACTCTTGAttgtcttatcaaattttggaAACAAACATCTCGCCAAGACAAATCAATTCACAAGAGAAATACTATAACTCGTGATAggtgatttatttttcacaaatttttccATTTCTGTGTTGAAAGATGAAAAAACGAGTTGATAAAAATCTTACCTTCGTATACACATGTCTGACATCAAAGGACATACACCCCAAAAATTCGCTTGTTctgtaacaaacaaaaaatatatcaaaataAACCCACTACAATGGAGCTGGAAATGATCATCTGAATAATAATTGGCAATCGACACCACTGAAGCACCCTCTGGGGCAACAATAACACCATAGAGCACGTGAGTCCCTCCGGCCCCCAAATAAACTGGTTGACCACCCGCATATATGTTTATTATCGTCCAGAATCCCCAGCTGAACGTGTTTGTGTTATTTCGATAGAAATCTCGATTATGTAGAACATACGGGCAAATGCATTGCCTCTAGCCCTCAAATCCAGTGATAAAACGCCCCGGTAAGTAACCCTACCATATACAGATGTTTTGATTGGATCTATTCGGGTGGAACAATTTGGGGTTTCCAGATGGTCGTTAACGCTCAATGGCTACTTCGTGTTATCAATTCACCAcgtaataataacattaaatttCCGACAAGTTGTACGAATCGTTTGCCCAAACTATCCACGATACAACGGCTTATTTATAGTACTTGTAATCAAGCTGAATGAATTTACAATGCAATTCAAATCAGTGgaatattattcaaatttaattggcGAAAATCGCGTGTCAGGACTTACTTTTTCCATCTAGATGAGGTGACGTAATGTGATGGTTAAACTCCCCGAAACTTGATCATCTTTCACACAATTTTCGGGAAAGctcattttttgatttgagATAATTAAAGGACACTGAGTCACAAACAATCACGATACATTTAGTCACAAATTGTACAGTACATGGCACTTGGTTACTGTATAAAaagaaacctaaaaaataataaaggacTAGAGCCTCATTTGATATTGTTTAGGGAGAGCCATCAATTTGTCAAGGAGTAAGATTGATGCGTTCCTGCGGGAAAATATGACGAAAACAGCGGCTCCCTTATCCcgattttaatagttttcgagcactTGCGATAAACCGTGTCCCGATTATCCTGCAATCTGTTGAGTGGCGCAAATTCGGCTCCCCCTCGGGATAGTCACAACCGCAACCGTTCACAATTCACTAAACCTAAGCGCCACGCATTATCACAATTCACTGCGAACCCCAGCGTCTGCAGCAGGAGGTCATCGAGTGAGGATCGAGCTCCAGGTCCCGCTATAAGAAACGACACGCGATGAAACTTCCTCCACGCCCACACGCTATTCCGTCTTCCCCGGAGTTAGGCGCGTTGCCGACAAGAACGCTGCATGCGTTTCTGTGTGCTTTCCCGGAAAGAGGAAAGCTGAGCATCGATCGAAAGCAGGCGCGATTTTGCGTACTGCGCTAGTACAAGACTACAGAAACTTGCGCGATGCCGAGGGCTTGGATGATTTACGTacgattttttacgaaataacACTTGGGAATAGCATGCCGATGAAGAGCATGACGTGACGCCTAATTGCAACAATTGCAGCTTTACGCGCTATTACGCAGTGTGAACTTGCGGCACTTGGCTGCCGCAGGAGAGTGTAGCATACACGCTTTACACATCCAGGTGGTTGcctatttttacgttttttcaaACAACTAATTACTATGCTAAGGAAAATTTGCTAAAAGCTGAAAATCTATTCGCTTTTACGGAGGCGGTTTTTATGGTTCGTCTAATAGGCAATCAATTTCAAGTTCGATATTTATGAACGAAGGTAACTGCTTAGGCAGTGTAAGTGCTAACCGTTGAACACCATCAGCAAATTGAAATACAGAAAGGTCAAGCAATAACTCTACGAAACTAATCTGCATTATTTCCTGTTATTTATCAAGCCGGCTGACTTTTATCTGTGATTTTACAGATTTACATATCTGTAAATATGTATTAGCTGAAGTAAACAACGAGTTTAGTTACAAGTACTACTCCCATACAGCACAGAATGAAAAATTCTGTTTAACATTGCACTCTACAAACTTTTTTCAGGTTTACTAACTGGGTTAAATTCAGTTAAAAGAATATAAGTGAAGTAGTAAATGTTTCGTAAACTTAGAATAAAAGTATCAAATTCAAGCGCATCCGCTGTAAAGATTCGTTCGTATAAAAgtacacatttattttttgtcggGCAGTAAAACTCGAACCCTGTATTTCACTCagaagttttattatttattaatcagaaagtgaaaattttggtacagtttttagataaaattaattgcacCCAAAAGGTGAGCTGTCACCGTGACAGTTTTCACAGATAATGCTAGTGCCACTGCACGTGCGTCTGGCCTATTCCGTCTTGCTGTTGATATGTGTGAACCTTATAGTTATTTTCTGTAATCTCCAATTGGAAATTCCGTTTCCCTTTTGaactttgcaaaatttcagtcatACTTTACAAGTTGTCATTGCgagaaaagtgcaaaaaagaATGATAAGCTCCTGAGAAATCTCTTGGTACAAGTGCTAGGGCGAACGATGATGGCTGCGCCACTTCAATCAGCTAAATCAAGATATTCTAAACATCGTGCGGTCGATCTTACCTTGAGCTGCGATCCCGATGCCAAACTTCGATATGTAATCGCTTTTGAAGGCTTTCCTTCTGGAGAGGAAATTTAAAAGTGTGGTTGAAGAAGGGTTTGGAGGAGTCGGCTTGAACGGCGGTACGCTGTAATATTCCGTTCCGTTTCCTGCGATTATCTCCTAGTCGATCACTTAAGGCAACCTGCAAGAAGCGCGATATTGATTAAATGGTGCGAAAATTATGAGTTTTATTTAACATAGTCAATGCCCCTGACTGgcaatttggattaagttcAACAGTTTTGTGCCAGAGGACGTAATTTTATTCTCGATCGATCATTGTGGTCTCGGAAATTATGAGACATTTCCTTTGAAATTATAgcaatgaaaaatgcaatgcGAAAATCGCGTGATACAACTACCAAAACCGTCCGGATCTAACACTTAACGATTTAATGAAAAGTAATTACCGAGCACAAGGGCGATAATCATGTAATAACGTCCGGGTCAGATATTGGAGACATTAACGCTTTGGAGGACTGAAATCGTAAAATCTGATTTACTAACGACATTACTGTCTTGCCCCTCCTCAAAATCGcgtttttaacattgttctgTATTTTCCACAACATGATTTATCGTAATCACAAGATGCCATAAAGCTTTAGATTTAGAATACCGTCACGATGACGTAAGAAGTACCCGTGACGCAACTAATGATATCGATCCACCCCTGTTTCTCATATGCCCTACTGGCCTCCGAACCACCCCGAATATAAATGAAACAAACATTTTCTCAGCTCCTTGGAAgcaaacattattttatatttttaccaCCTCAATGCACGTTTATTGCAAATGGCTATACTAAATAACCCCTAATTCAGGATTAAATAcgtatttgtttaaaaatattttattttctctctgccaaataacattttattggATAAAGATGTAAACGTGGCTGAAAACCTGAATCCAGCCAAGcatgttttcagtttcagaTGTCATACCGATACTCTGTCAGCGGCAATTACACTGAGAAACATATCCTACCAGCTGATGTCTAGCATCTACACGCTATGTGAAAATATCGAGTATCGCTTTTTTCCTACGTtctaaaaatgattatttacTTCTGGATGCGCGCAAACTTGAGTAAATCACATTCGTTGGGGGGAATTTGATCTGCTCTATTTGACTTCAAAAATACACGAAAATAAAGGATTAGGATACGGTGCAGAGCTTCTCTAATGACTAGCGTTTGCGTAACATGTGTTCGTATTCTGTGACAAAAGCTAACAAGCAACCAATGCAatgagttaattaattaaatgtaagCTTCTTTTATTGTGCGTATTTTCGGATAAGAAACAACTTTGTTACAATTTCGTGATTTCcgaatataaatttaaaatgtgtcgtgacgtcaaaaactcaattatttttaaaaacataacaGCATATGGCTAAAGCTCTCCCACATCTCATTTAGCGCCAAATAACACAATCAGAACGTTTCTAATAAAGCAGCTGTCACCCTATTTGAAATATCGCTATTATGACCGAGGAACACTCTAGCCCGTGACAGGGGTAAATAAAAGATACTTTTACCCTGCAGAGGTAAACATTTCCCACTTACCTTCACATAAGCGTTTATTTGCTTCCCGTTGGGTCTGTACAAATCCTTGCAGCGAATTActgtaaaaaactgttaccaccCGAATGTACTACATTGTTTTACTCACTGTTGGCGTATAATTCGTCGTTTTCGCAACGAATGTTCAAATCCATGGTCCCTCTCACGTCCCGGAGGCTGCTGTTGGTGGTCGAAGCGCTTTCGGACAACGACGTGGGCGATTCGAATAACAGGCATCTCCGAAACCTCCGACTGTTATCCACTGGCGTCAAAAGCGTAAAAGTTTCATTCAGCGGCGTGCTGTTATCTTCGGCAATTTTTCCCGAAATATTGGAGTCGAACGACTCGTCCCCGATTATGGGTTCGTCCACTTTGCGCGATTTCTTGGCGCTCATTTTCTTCTCGTCGTCGGTTCTCCGGCGGCGGATGCACCGTTGTCGTTTCAGGGTGCAGTAAACGTTGTCCTCCTCGGATTTGTCCAAATAGGCGCGTTTGGCGTTATTGTCGTCGTTGGGCGTCGACGACGGCCTTTTCCTCGGGTTTATCACGTCCACGCAGCGTTCGTTGAAAGTTTCATTGATGTTGATGATGGTCTTGTCGCAAAGTGCGGCGTTCGGGGTGGAGGTCTTGCACTTGCACTGGAAATTGCCCTCGAGTTGGTGCGAGTATTCCGTCGTCGAGCTCTTGAAGCCCGAGTCGGAAGAGCAGCGATCAAAGGAAGTGGCGACGTGTCGCTCGTTTTCTGTGTTTATTAAGTTTTCTTCGTGCGTTTCGTTCGATTCGTTCTCTTTGTTGGCCGCGCTCTCGGCCGAGGAGTTGAGGATGGCGTCGACGATTTGGTCGAGGGATAAGTCGTTAATTAGGGACGAGTTGTTTTTACAAGTGTCCTTATCGCAACTTAATTGACTAAACCTTAGATCTACTAATTTTTTGACTAGAGGCGAGACTTTGGACTCCTCGCGTAATGTGAGGGTTGACTTGGACTCCATCGTGGGGCAAGTCAGTTTGTCGTCTTCCGGGGACGttatgaaattaatttgatgCAGAAAATCACTGACGTGGTCgattttcggttttttgctCGGGTGGGGAGTGTCTTGGTCCAGTGCTAGATACTTCCCCAGGGGGGTCGCTTTCGCGGGGGTGAAGTTGTAAAGACAGTGGGCATCCCTCATGAAACAGGGCGAGTATTCCGTGGTGAAAGTGGGCAGGGTGGGTGCGTACGTGTCCTGGATGCGCCTTTTCACCCGCAATTCTCCACTGAGGTCCTTGTCAACGAGCACCCCCTCAATGTGCGAGTCGACCGTTTCGAAGGGCCTGAAATAGTTCT
Proteins encoded:
- the PsGEF gene encoding uncharacterized protein PsGEF isoform X3; the encoded protein is MLKWTVMARREADKSDALRRPTADASTSETTPKSNKTKRRHSSGHRRSGGRRSSLGLEMDKENQFTSTPIKSFEDHHQFDALRDVSNLTPNRRVLSAKKCRRSASPSSHRKHKKKKLCLNPSHRKEFGEGKNYFRPFETVDSHIEGVLVDKDLSGELRVKRRIQDTYAPTLPTFTTEYSPCFMRDAHCLYNFTPAKATPLGKYLALDQDTPHPSKKPKIDHVSDFLHQINFITSPEDDKLTCPTMESKSTLTLREESKVSPLVKKLVDLRFSQLSCDKDTCKNNSSLINDLSLDQIVDAILNSSAESAANKENESNETHEENLINTENERHVATSFDRCSSDSGFKSSTTEYSHQLEGNFQCKCKTSTPNAALCDKTIININETFNERCVDVINPRKRPSSTPNDDNNAKRAYLDKSEEDNVYCTLKRQRCIRRRRTDDEKKMSAKKSRKVDEPIIGDESFDSNISGKIAEDNSTPLNETFTLLTPVDNSRRFRRCLLFESPTSLSESASTTNSSLRDVRGTMDLNIRCENDELYANIIRCKDLYRPNGKQINAYVKVALSDRLGDNRRKRNGILQRTAVQADSSKPFFNHTFKFPLQKESLQKRLHIEVWHRDRSSRTSEFLGCMSFDVRHVYTKDISGSYRLLPQSSGRCQNIPISVEPLDREAEEDCQPIMCESQSSVDEIMSLDGLDNDLKKATNKAILSEQQKYADENLFLRYLELDPTEGPEAIPAAMQRKATGNKNGRTPFTQTKKLTRAPKSGFGFSVVWTHPPRIERVEKGLPAEKAGILPGDYIIFVDKHNVVMMPEIDILNLIRSYGSQLTLEIFRRNAAKNGSVPSVRRLNSTGTCSTTGLPISSNLVQRRPSTVCSTNTASVDYNRRKLHLPQVTFSAEKASNNQEENRTKAMYQLIHKEQQYATGLQFAVTRFVSALAERRDLITPSEHKILFQNSEEILRVTEDILDNLVHEEGVHNLIRTYHAKLNEITAAYRRYCSGIKKADCVLANKTKNSNSEFVRFLHTPSIPRRRPDITAFIHKPLEHYREVLKAFTVIQSHTKPNHEDYPVINQLVHDLQHTYREITVEAGLMEPMGEGRPLLSVQDLENRLVFTKCKPFVLNKPGRQWIFGGDLGRVEGRNVRQYWTLLFSDLLLFAKVSRDRVLFIIEDPLPLAHITDMFFNVRKKDTEFRITVTPGGRLASSPTVHCGPDLSRTPKKNTGKRTVILRAPTTELKAVWQNLLQRQIFHVNAGMDGSSFSSPLESPDAPITSSVATLQSAESLSFRRQTPQNINENSEMQKQIDALIEHKCKQLSKNNSGKELEPLSEEWTEEMLRKRSEELQLIDAQGNVTSRNDTRRIESRCEDNNLSDHDQSPSKSTTTESQVTVRSSPLVPETVPVCRQCHKNCLPSVNNSVKSARSNNNTENPKKDENDNKDEDDWRPLLLMGLSAINPAASLVKLDPFSTPIPQINVAPPTPESSTKTGSTSDQKQKDGSCSCRNSRPELNNLELSNEVDISPDDSPQTEEHPYHSLSSSNLTLRRYGTVSSLERLGTDEHEDNWDERYSSDEENEERGGIDNEAFYHSSIKSWTAKAGSFVAEKMSFFERLGEDYRSTGRFFERYLKTAETTVNGDDVQEDETSGATSGEEIWGTPTSGGEMEDPLSSPNYEGKQSPYDGSISSDNGDDTELMMDELLMTPPITGAIMRGLLPRRTLEPLIEEDFSESCSPSSSGTPTEPSMSPEQCGQGNGTGDVADKCSTAVENRIETPEMGSAVTTSEATAVPKIHRSESYRKIVEAAEEDYDDALGFFDRFKPTVKFINIERVPRAKSAKIFEFFNMRRERRIHQTIPEGKQLIKIFSKEGTISDNVPTSYAEKPLSPRRLKDKQMDRRFWKQLSRRRGNKMSNLPA
- the PsGEF gene encoding uncharacterized protein PsGEF isoform X1, coding for MLKWTVMARREADKSDALRRPTADASTSETTPKSNKTKRRHSSGHRRSGGRRSSLGLEMDKENQFTSTPIKSFEDHHQFDALRDVSNLTPNRRVLSAKKCRRSASPSSHRKHKKKKLCLNPSHRKEFGEGKNYFRPFETVDSHIEGVLVDKDLSGELRVKRRIQDTYAPTLPTFTTEYSPCFMRDAHCLYNFTPAKATPLGKYLALDQDTPHPSKKPKIDHVSDFLHQINFITSPEDDKLTCPTMESKSTLTLREESKVSPLVKKLVDLRFSQLSCDKDTCKNNSSLINDLSLDQIVDAILNSSAESAANKENESNETHEENLINTENERHVATSFDRCSSDSGFKSSTTEYSHQLEGNFQCKCKTSTPNAALCDKTIININETFNERCVDVINPRKRPSSTPNDDNNAKRAYLDKSEEDNVYCTLKRQRCIRRRRTDDEKKMSAKKSRKVDEPIIGDESFDSNISGKIAEDNSTPLNETFTLLTPVDNSRRFRRCLLFESPTSLSESASTTNSSLRDVRGTMDLNIRCENDELYANIIRCKDLYRPNGKQINAYVKVALSDRLGDNRRKRNGILQRTAVQADSSKPFFNHTFKFPLQKESLQKRLHIEVWHRDRSSRTSEFLGCMSFDVRHVYTKDISGSYRLLPQSSGRCQNIPISVEPLDREAEEDCQPIMCESQSSVDEIMSLDGLDNDLKKATNKAILSEQQKYADENLFLRYLELDPTEGPEAIPAAMQRKATGNKNGRTPFTQTKKLTRAPKSGFGFSVVWTHPPRIERVEKGLPAEKAGILPGDYIIFVDKHNVVMMPEIDILNLIRSYGSQLTLEIFRRNAAKNGSVPSVRRLNSTGTCSTTGLPISSNLVQRRPSTVCSTNTASVDYNRRKLHLPQVTFSAEKASNNQEENRTKAMYQLIHKEQQYATGLQFAVTRFVSALAERRDLITPSEHKILFQNSEEILRVTEDILDNLVHEEGVHNLIRTYHAKLNEITAAYRRYCSGIKKADCVLANKTKNSNSEFVRFLHTPSIPRRRPDITAFIHKPLEHYREVLKAFTVIQSHTKPNHEDYPVINQLVHDLQHTYREITVEAGLMEPMGEGRPLLSVQDLENRLVFTKCKPFVLNKPGRQWIFGGDLGRVEGRNVRQYWTLLFSDLLLFAKVSRDRVLFIIEDPLPLAHITDMFFNVRKKDTEFRITVTPGGRLASSPTVHCGPDLSRTPKKNTGKRTVILRAPTTELKAVWQNLLQRQIFHVNAGMDGSSFSSPLESPDAPITSSVATLQSAESLSFRRQTPQNINENSEMQKQIDALIEHKCKQLSKNNSGKGNAIHLEKWMKGHLDSDIADEAELEPLSEEWTEEMLRKRSEELQLIDAQGNVTSRNDTRRIESRCEDNNLSDHDQSPSKSTTTESQVTVRSSPLVPETVPVCRQCHKNCLPSVNNSVKSARSNNNTENPKKDENDNKDEDDWRPLLLMGLSAINPAASLVKLDPFSTPIPQINVAPPTPESSTKTGSTSDQKQKDGSCSCRNSRPELNNLELSNEVDISPDDSPQTEEHPYHSLSSSNLTLRRYGTVSSLERLGTDEHEDNWDERYSSDEENEERGGIDNEAFYHSSIKSWTAKAGSFVAEKMSFFERLGEDYRSTGRFFERYLKTAETTVNGDDVQEDETSGATSGEEIWGTPTSGGEMEDPLSSPNYEGKQSPYDGSISSDNGDDTELMMDELLMTPPITGAIMRGLLPRRTLEPLIEEDFSESCSPSSSGTPTEPSMSPEQCGQGNGTGDVADKCSTAVENRIETPEMGSAVTTSEATAVPKIHRSESYRKIVEAAEEDYDDALGFFDRFKPTVKFINIERVPRAKSAKIFEFFNMRRERRIHQTIPEGKQLIKIFSKEGTISDNVPTSYAEKPLSPRRLKDKQMDRRFWKQLSRRRGNKMSNLPA
- the PsGEF gene encoding uncharacterized protein PsGEF isoform X2; its protein translation is MLKWTVMARREADKSDALRRPTADASTSETTPKSNKTKRRHSSGHRRSGGRRSSLGLEMDKENQFTSTPIKSFEDHHQFDALRDVSNLTPNRRVLSAKKCRRSASPSSHRKHKKKKLCLNPSHRKEFGEGKNYFRPFETVDSHIEGVLVDKDLSGELRVKRRIQDTYAPTLPTFTTEYSPCFMRDAHCLYNFTPAKATPLGKYLALDQDTPHPSKKPKIDHVSDFLHQINFITSPEDDKLTCPTMESKSTLTLREESKVSPLVKKLVDLRFSQLSCDKDTCKNNSSLINDLSLDQIVDAILNSSAESAANKENESNETHEENLINTENERHVATSFDRCSSDSGFKSSTTEYSHQLEGNFQCKCKTSTPNAALCDKTIININETFNERCVDVINPRKRPSSTPNDDNNAKRAYLDKSEEDNVYCTLKRQRCIRRRRTDDEKKMSAKKSRKVDEPIIGDESFDSNISGKIAEDNSTPLNETFTLLTPVDNSRRFRRCLLFESPTSLSESASTTNSSLRDVRGTMDLNIRCENDELYANIIRCKDLYRPNGKQINAYVKVALSDRLGDNRRKRNGILQRTAVQADSSKPFFNHTFKFPLQKESLQKRLHIEVWHRDRSSRTSEFLGCMSFDVRHVYTKDISGSYRLLPQSSGRCQNIPISVEPLDREAEEDCQPIMCESQSSVDEIMSLDGLDNDLKKATNKAILSEQQKYADENLFLRYLELDPTEGPEAIPAAMQRKATGNKNGRTPFTQTKKLTRAPKSGFGFSVVWTHPPRIERVEKGLPAEKAGILPGDYIIFVDKHNVVMMPEIDILNLIRSYGSQLTLEIFRRNAAKNGSVPSVRRLNSTGTCSTTGLPISSNLVQRRPSTVCSTNTASVDYNRRKLHLPQVTFSAEKASNNQEENRTKAMYQLIHKEQQYATGLQFAVTRFVSALAERRDLITPSEHKILFQNSEEILRVTEDILDNLVHEEGVHNLIRTYHAKLNEITAAYRRYCSGIKKADCVLANKTKNSNSEFVRFLHTPSIPRRRPDITAFIHKPLEHYREVLKAFTVIQSHTKPNHEDYPVINQLVHDLQHTYREITVEAGLMEPMGEGRPLLSVQDLENRLVFTKCKPFVLNKPGRQWIFGGDLGRVEGRNVRQYWTLLFSDLLLFAKVSRDRVLFIIEDPLPLAHITDMFFNVRKKDTEFRITVTPGGRLASSPTVHCGPDLSRTPKKNTGKRTVILRAPTTELKAVWQNLLQRQIFHVNAGMDGSSFSSPLESPDAPITSSVATLQSAESLSFRRQTPQNINENSEMQKQIDALIEHKCKQLSKNNSGKGNAIHLEKWMKGHLDSDIADEAELEPLSEEWTEEMLRKRSEELQLIDAQGNVTSRNDTRRIESRCEDNNLSDHDQSPSKSTTTESQVTVRSSPLVPETVPVCRQCHKNCLPSVNNSVKSARSNNNTENPKKDENDNKDEDDWRPLLLMGLSAINPAASLVKLDPFSTPIPQINVAPPTPESSTKTGSTSDQKQKDGSCSCRNSRPELNNLELSNEVDISPDDSPQTEEHPYHSLSSSNLTLRRYGTVSSLERLGTDEHEDNWDERYSSDEENEERGGIDNEAFYHSSIKSWTAKAGSFVAEKMSFFERLGEDYRSTGRFFERYLKTAETTVNGDDVQEDETSGATSGEEIWGTPTSGGEMEDPLSSPNYEGKQSPYDGSISSDNGDDTELMMDELLMTPPITGAIMRGLLPRRTLEPLIEEDFSESCSPSSSGTPTEPSMSPEQGNGTGDVADKCSTAVENRIETPEMGSAVTTSEATAVPKIHRSESYRKIVEAAEEDYDDALGFFDRFKPTVKFINIERVPRAKSAKIFEFFNMRRERRIHQTIPEGKQLIKIFSKEGTISDNVPTSYAEKPLSPRRLKDKQMDRRFWKQLSRRRGNKMSNLPA